From the Solibacillus sp. FSL R5-0449 genome, one window contains:
- a CDS encoding manganese efflux pump gives MQEVVAGILMSFDVVALYLIATNVKAKWLLALWTAFLHMLFPLLGYRFGEWLAVYLTSWASGLSTLLLFFVGLQLLLSKKEESFPAMSLPIIAIFASIDTFSVSLSFGMLNLQKYVFIVSAGLSTFILSYAALVIAQKSPIFKNNALKKVAGILLIIMSVMLLKW, from the coding sequence ATGCAAGAAGTAGTTGCCGGAATTTTAATGTCGTTCGATGTCGTTGCACTGTATTTAATTGCTACAAATGTTAAGGCAAAATGGTTATTAGCTTTATGGACGGCATTTTTACATATGCTTTTTCCGTTACTGGGTTACCGATTTGGAGAATGGCTTGCCGTCTATTTAACCAGCTGGGCATCAGGTCTTTCGACACTGTTGTTGTTTTTTGTGGGGCTGCAGTTACTGCTCTCGAAGAAAGAGGAAAGTTTTCCGGCAATGTCTCTCCCGATAATTGCGATTTTCGCCAGTATTGACACCTTTTCAGTTAGCCTATCTTTTGGTATGCTAAATTTACAAAAATATGTTTTTATCGTTAGTGCAGGCCTATCAACATTTATATTGTCATATGCTGCATTGGTAATAGCGCAAAAGTCGCCAATATTTAAAAATAATGCATTAAAAAAAGTGGCAGGAATCCTACTGATTATTATGAGTGTGATGCTACTAAAATGGTGA
- a CDS encoding low molecular weight protein arginine phosphatase has product MNIYFICTGNTCRSPMAAAILQAKNYENITVRSAGIYAHKGNEMSLNAKEILHRKNISQSHRSSQFTVEDAQWADLILTMTTAHKEMVLRLAGEAAHKTFTLKEYVEMESLDIQDPFGGNLQVYEQTYEQLNEAINKLETKLKLEDKI; this is encoded by the coding sequence ATGAATATTTATTTTATTTGTACAGGCAATACATGTAGAAGTCCTATGGCAGCAGCAATTTTACAAGCAAAAAACTATGAGAATATTACTGTGCGTTCAGCAGGTATTTATGCACATAAAGGCAATGAAATGTCCCTGAACGCAAAGGAAATATTACACAGGAAAAATATTTCGCAATCACACCGTTCATCGCAATTTACGGTAGAAGATGCACAATGGGCGGATTTGATTTTAACAATGACGACCGCTCATAAAGAAATGGTCCTCCGTTTGGCAGGAGAAGCGGCACATAAAACATTTACATTAAAGGAATATGTAGAAATGGAATCACTTGATATTCAGGATCCATTCGGTGGGAACCTGCAAGTTTATGAACAAACGTATGAGCAATTGAACGAAGCAATTAACAAGCTGGAAACTAAATTGAAATTGGAGGATAAAATTTAA
- a CDS encoding cytochrome c, whose translation MKYWLLMGVVVAGLAGCGDAEDADTTDSVDSTPAESTESSEGTGSTDVSAGEKVANASCVGCHGGDLTGAMGPNLTTTSLSKEEIIDVLVNGKGAMPPGTANGEEEAVAEYILSLQ comes from the coding sequence ATGAAGTACTGGTTACTGATGGGAGTAGTTGTAGCGGGTCTTGCTGGATGTGGAGACGCAGAGGATGCGGATACGACAGATTCAGTTGACTCAACACCAGCCGAATCCACTGAATCATCAGAAGGAACGGGCTCAACGGATGTTTCTGCAGGTGAAAAAGTGGCAAATGCCAGCTGTGTAGGGTGTCATGGTGGAGATTTAACGGGAGCAATGGGACCAAACTTAACGACGACTTCTTTATCAAAAGAAGAAATTATTGATGTATTGGTCAATGGTAAAGGCGCAATGCCACCGGGTACAGCAAATGGTGAAGAAGAAGCGGTAGCAGAATACATTCTATCATTACAATAA
- a CDS encoding HAMP domain-containing methyl-accepting chemotaxis protein, whose product MNAQKKIFSLRRKLVLFVGILALITYTSSFVFIEYLHPMFFESTSTSTFQIITYLLGIFWSCALAAVFGLVIVRPLQQLERSANHVAEGKIGQDVEMPKTNDEIRSVAEAFQTMVMNLRKMVNGIEDNYKSTDETILKLSEESISVTNNAEQITSNISQISLGAESSAVAIQETVEAIEEVRALAAEVNNKALHTASRSKNLLTNLTSTTDSIHGVVNSIKKIATDNENSLVNIRELEKNAEQIERIISLVGDIAGQTNLLALNASIEAARAGEHGKGFAVVAEEVRSLADESASAVQGITTLIQTMQQNVSVVVKQMNEQVSFAVNESSRVSETTTAVEGMTKSVYEMADDVVQISELVAQQMKNIEHTSHQSQEVAAIAEQTSASAQEVTSASLEQAEAIKQVEELASNLKQQSAELYRMIQQFDRTQ is encoded by the coding sequence ATGAACGCTCAGAAAAAGATCTTTAGTTTGCGCCGAAAGCTCGTATTGTTCGTCGGGATATTAGCGCTGATTACTTACACTAGCAGTTTTGTATTTATCGAATATTTACATCCGATGTTTTTTGAATCGACAAGCACAAGTACATTTCAGATTATTACCTATTTATTAGGAATCTTTTGGTCATGCGCATTGGCAGCTGTATTCGGTTTAGTCATTGTTCGCCCTTTACAGCAGTTGGAGCGCAGTGCAAACCATGTAGCGGAAGGTAAAATCGGACAAGATGTCGAAATGCCGAAAACAAATGATGAAATCCGCTCTGTAGCAGAAGCATTCCAAACGATGGTGATGAATTTACGCAAGATGGTAAACGGTATTGAAGACAACTACAAGTCAACCGATGAAACGATTTTGAAACTATCGGAAGAAAGTATTTCGGTTACGAACAACGCCGAGCAAATAACAAGTAATATTAGCCAAATTTCATTAGGGGCTGAATCTTCGGCAGTAGCCATTCAAGAAACGGTGGAAGCCATCGAGGAAGTCCGTGCATTAGCTGCGGAAGTGAACAATAAAGCATTACATACAGCAAGTCGCTCAAAAAATCTTTTAACAAACTTAACATCTACAACGGATTCGATTCATGGTGTTGTAAATAGTATTAAAAAAATCGCGACAGACAATGAAAATTCATTGGTAAATATTCGCGAGCTTGAAAAAAATGCGGAGCAGATTGAGCGGATTATAAGTTTAGTAGGCGATATCGCAGGACAAACAAACTTACTTGCGTTAAACGCATCAATTGAAGCGGCAAGAGCTGGCGAACATGGAAAGGGCTTTGCAGTTGTTGCAGAAGAAGTCCGTAGTTTGGCAGACGAAAGTGCAAGCGCTGTTCAGGGGATCACAACACTGATCCAAACGATGCAGCAAAATGTTTCGGTTGTAGTAAAACAGATGAACGAACAAGTTTCATTTGCGGTAAACGAATCTTCACGTGTTTCTGAAACAACGACAGCAGTTGAAGGTATGACAAAATCTGTTTATGAAATGGCCGATGATGTCGTTCAAATTTCAGAATTAGTCGCACAGCAAATGAAAAATATTGAACATACATCACATCAATCGCAGGAAGTGGCGGCTATTGCCGAGCAAACATCTGCAAGTGCACAGGAAGTAACATCCGCTTCACTTGAACAGGCCGAAGCAATCAAGCAAGTGGAAGAACTGGCAAGCAACTTAAAGCAACAATCTGCCGAGCTATATCGGATGATTCAACAATTCGACCGTACGCAGTAG